A section of the Phaseolus vulgaris cultivar G19833 chromosome 8, P. vulgaris v2.0, whole genome shotgun sequence genome encodes:
- the LOC137826669 gene encoding large ribosomal subunit protein uL3z-like, translating to MTHLLLPIEHPNCLVEKESDCKPLYPGIWFYKNWCKSKKKPFTKYSKQYETDEGKKNIETQLEKLKKYSTVIRVLAHTQIRKMKGLKQKKAHVMEIQVNGGSIAQKVDFAYSFFEKQVPIDVVFQKDEMIDVIGVTKGKGYEGVVTRWGVTRLPRKTHKGLRKVACIGAWHPARVSFTVARAGQNGYHHRTELNKKVYKLDKAGDESHSALTEFDRYYKYVEWR from the exons ATGACTCATCTTCTCCTGCCAATTGAACACCCCAACTGCTTGGTTGAAAAGGAATCAGATTGCAAACCTTTATATCCTGGCATCTG GTTCTATAAGAACTGGTGCAAGTCAAAGAAGAAGCCTTTCACCAAGTACTCAAAGCAGTATGAAACTGACGAGGGAAAGAAAAACATTGAGACTCAGCTGGAGAAACTGAAGAAGTATTCTACCGTGATTCGTGTTTTGGCTCACACCCAG ATCAGGAAAATGAAAGGGTTGAAGCAGAAGAAAGCCCACGTCATGGAAATTCAGGTCAATGGTGGTTCTATTGCACAGAAGGTGGACTTTGCGTACAGTTTCTTTGAGAAACAGGTCCCTATTGATGTTGTGTTCCAGAAAGATGAGATGATTGACGTCATCGGAGTGACAAAGGGTAAGGGTTATGAGGGTGTTGTAACTCGTTGGGGTGTTACACGTCTTCCTCGTAAGACTCACAAGGGTTTGAGGAAGGTGGCTTGTATTGGTGCTTGGCACCCTGCCAGAGTTTCATTCACTGTTGCCAGGGCTGGTCAGAATGGATACCATCACAGAACTGAGTTGAACAAAAAGGTTTACAAGCTCGACAAAGCTGGGGATGAGTCTCACTCTGCTCTTACTGAGTTTGATAG GTACTACAAATATGTGGAGTGGAGGTGA
- the LOC137823823 gene encoding uncharacterized protein has translation MSEETSQRAMSEEDLDFEKKVSLKETMEVDPPKVLLLLRDFLAIQQRRAEAYSKLKRGFSDYMANGGELAYKQLCSEMTIEFNDCSKKVLEMEGLFRSSDYCREDLAQLLRAVQDQEKQNLLLTVTIQMLKKAGRPSERLVSHENCKFTKPTEHECVNVQEITEASGTEEAEADAEYDNALNESIRGVQDVVMTINEHLEEVRYEIAALDNAE, from the exons ATGAGTGAAGAAACGTCGCAGCGAGCGATGTCGGAAGAAGATTTGGATTTCGAGAAGAAGGTCTCGTTAAAGGAGACGATGGAGGTTGATCCACCCAAAGTCCTTCTGCTGCTTCGCGATTTCCTTGCAATTCAGCAACGCAGGGCCGAAGCATATTCCAAGCTCAAAAG GGGGTTTTCTGACTACATGGCTAATGGAGGGGAATTGGCTTATAAGCAGCTTTGCAGTGAAATGACAATAGAGTTTAATGATTGCTCGAAAAAA GTCCTTGAAATGGAGGGATTGTTTAGGAGCTCTGATTACTGCCGAGAAGATCTAGCACAGCTCCTTAGAGCTGTTCAAGATCAAGAAAAGCAGAATCTGCTTCTG ACTGTCACCATTCAGATGTTAAAGAAAGCAGGTCGCCCATCTGAACGTCTGGTGAGCCATGAGAACTGCAAATTTACAAAACCAACAGAGCATGAGTGTGTTAATGTTCAGGAGATTACTGAAGCTTCTGGAACTGAAGAAGCAGAAGCAGATGCTGAGTATGATAATGCTCTAAATGAATCTATTAGAGGTGTTCAGGATGTTGTGATGACCATAAATGAACACCTAGAAGAAGTTAGATATGAAATTGCTGCCCTTGATAATGCAGAGTGA